In the Pseudomonas orientalis genome, one interval contains:
- the dinB gene encoding DNA polymerase IV, translated as MTQRKIIHVDCDCFYAAIEMRDDPSLAQKPLAVGGSADRRGVIATCNYEARAYGVRSAMSSRHALKLCPDLTIVKPRMDAYKEASKEIQTIFRDYTDLIEPLSLDEAYLDVSDSPHFGGSATRIAQDIRRRVSNQLHITVSAGVAPNKFLAKIASDWKKPNGLFVITPDQVENFVSQLRVSKLHGVGKVTADKLARLGIEDCLQLREWNKLALVREFGSFGERLWSLARGIDDRVVQNDSRRQSISVENTYDVDLPDLSSCLAKLPELMETLAGRMARIDSSYRAGKPFVKVKFHDFTQTTLEQAGAGRDLESYEQLMTQAFNRGGKPVRLLGIGVRLLDLSNGNEQLEFSW; from the coding sequence ATGACGCAGCGCAAAATCATCCACGTCGACTGTGATTGCTTCTACGCCGCCATCGAGATGCGCGACGACCCGAGCCTGGCGCAAAAACCCTTGGCTGTCGGTGGCTCGGCAGATCGGCGGGGGGTGATCGCTACGTGCAATTACGAAGCGCGGGCTTACGGGGTGCGCTCGGCGATGTCATCGCGTCACGCGTTGAAGCTGTGCCCGGACCTGACGATCGTCAAGCCGCGTATGGATGCCTATAAGGAAGCGTCGAAGGAAATCCAGACGATCTTTCGCGACTACACCGACCTGATCGAGCCGTTGTCGCTGGATGAAGCCTACCTCGACGTCTCCGACAGCCCGCACTTTGGCGGCAGTGCCACGCGCATCGCCCAGGACATTCGTCGGCGCGTGTCCAATCAGTTGCACATCACCGTGTCTGCCGGCGTGGCGCCCAACAAGTTTCTGGCCAAGATCGCCAGCGACTGGAAGAAACCCAACGGCCTGTTCGTGATTACCCCGGACCAGGTCGAAAATTTCGTCTCGCAGTTGCGGGTGAGTAAATTGCACGGGGTGGGCAAGGTCACCGCCGACAAGCTGGCGCGCCTGGGCATTGAAGATTGCCTGCAACTGCGCGAGTGGAACAAGCTGGCGCTGGTGCGCGAATTCGGCAGTTTCGGTGAGCGTCTCTGGAGCCTCGCCCGTGGGATCGATGACAGGGTGGTGCAGAACGACAGCCGGCGGCAATCGATCAGTGTGGAAAATACCTACGATGTGGACCTGCCGGATCTTTCAAGCTGCCTGGCCAAGCTGCCTGAGCTGATGGAAACCCTGGCTGGGCGCATGGCGCGTATCGACAGCAGCTACCGGGCAGGCAAGCCGTTCGTGAAGGTCAAGTTTCATGACTTTACCCAGACCACCCTGGAGCAGGCGGGAGCAGGGCGGGATCTGGAGAGTTATGAGCAACTGATGACCCAGGCGTTCAACCGTGGGGGTAAGCCGGTGCGGTTGCTGGGGATCGGGGTGAGGTTGCTGGATTTGAGCAACGGTAACGAGCAGCTCGAGTTCTCCTGGTAG
- a CDS encoding YaeQ family protein, translating to MAQPSTTYKFELNLTDLDRSVYESVKQTIARHPSETEERMTVRLLAYALWYNEQLAFGRGLSDVDEPALWEKSLDDRVLHWIEVGQPDADRLTWCSRRTERTSLLAYGSLRVWEGKVVPVANNLKNVHIAAVPQEILEVLAKDMPRVIKWDVMISEGTIFVTDDRGQHEVQLQWLVGGRD from the coding sequence ATGGCCCAGCCGTCCACGACCTACAAATTCGAACTCAACCTAACCGACCTTGACCGTTCGGTGTACGAGAGCGTCAAACAGACCATCGCCCGCCACCCTTCGGAGACCGAAGAGCGCATGACCGTGCGCCTGCTGGCCTACGCCCTCTGGTACAACGAGCAGTTGGCGTTCGGCCGTGGTTTGTCGGATGTCGACGAGCCGGCCCTGTGGGAAAAGAGCCTGGATGATCGGGTATTGCACTGGATCGAAGTGGGCCAACCGGATGCAGACCGCCTGACCTGGTGCTCGCGCCGCACTGAACGCACCAGCCTGCTGGCCTACGGCAGCCTGCGGGTGTGGGAAGGCAAGGTGGTGCCGGTGGCGAATAACCTGAAAAACGTGCACATCGCTGCCGTGCCGCAGGAGATCCTGGAGGTCCTGGCCAAGGACATGCCGCGCGTGATCAAGTGGGATGTGATGATCAGCGAAGGCACGATCTTCGTCACCGATGACCGTGGCCAGCATGAAGTGCAGTTGCAGTGGCTGGTGGGCGGGCGTGATTGA
- a CDS encoding MGMT family protein — MNEPADTPQSPADIRRTALYLTLAQVPPGCVVSYGELAHLAGLGRAARWVGRTLSQLPADTRLPWHRVLGAGGRISLPVGSASGDEQRARLRSEGVTILNNRVDIQRHGWRPVEHSG, encoded by the coding sequence GTGAATGAACCCGCCGACACCCCGCAAAGCCCCGCCGATATACGCCGCACCGCGCTTTACCTGACATTGGCGCAAGTGCCGCCCGGTTGCGTGGTCAGTTACGGCGAGTTGGCGCACCTGGCAGGCCTGGGCCGTGCCGCGCGGTGGGTGGGGCGTACCTTGAGCCAGCTTCCCGCAGATACTCGATTGCCCTGGCACCGCGTGCTGGGTGCCGGCGGTCGGATAAGTCTGCCGGTGGGCAGTGCATCGGGTGACGAACAACGTGCGCGTTTACGCAGCGAAGGCGTCACTATCCTGAACAATCGTGTTGATATTCAGCGCCATGGCTGGCGTCCGGTAGAGCACAGCGGTTAG
- the recJ gene encoding single-stranded-DNA-specific exonuclease RecJ, whose product MRIDPRPLPAVLPFLGELPPLLTRLYAARGVQSEAELDKSLARLIPYQQLKGIDAAVDLLVTALEQRQRILIVGDFDADGATASTVGTLGLRLLGAAHVDYLVPNRFEYGYGLTPEIVAVALQREPQLLITVDNGISSVEGVAAAKAAGLKVLVTDHHLPGDELPAADAIVNPNQPGCTFPSKALAGVGVIFYVLMALRARLRSLGWYDKSPQPNIGELLDLVALGSVADVVPLDANNRILVHQGLERIRAGRARPGIKAILEVAKRDHARITSTDLGFILGPRLNAAGRLDDMSLGIECLLTTDIAAAREMAAQLDGMNQDRKSIEQGMQREALAQLKDLPVESMPYGLCLFDPEWHQGVIGILASRMKERYFRPTIAFADAGDGLLKGSGRSVQGFHIRDALAVVASQHPDLISKYGGHAMAAGLTLPEANFPLFAEAFDAEVRRQLREEDLTGRLLSDGTLAVEEFHLELARALRHAGPWGQHFPEPLFHGVFQLVEQRVVGERHLKVVLKSECGSVKLDGIAFGVDREVWPNPTVRWVELAYKLDVNEFRGNETVQLMIAHIEPR is encoded by the coding sequence ATGCGTATCGATCCCCGTCCCTTGCCCGCCGTCCTGCCATTCCTCGGTGAATTGCCGCCGCTGCTGACCCGTCTCTATGCCGCGCGCGGGGTGCAATCGGAAGCCGAGCTGGACAAGAGCCTGGCGCGGTTGATTCCCTATCAGCAGCTCAAGGGCATCGATGCCGCCGTCGACCTGCTGGTGACGGCGCTGGAGCAGCGCCAGCGCATCCTGATCGTCGGTGACTTCGACGCCGACGGCGCCACCGCCAGCACCGTAGGCACACTGGGCCTGCGTTTGCTCGGTGCGGCGCATGTCGATTACCTGGTGCCCAACCGTTTCGAATACGGTTACGGCCTCACGCCGGAGATCGTTGCGGTGGCGCTGCAGCGCGAACCGCAGTTGCTGATCACCGTGGACAACGGTATCTCCAGCGTCGAAGGCGTGGCGGCGGCGAAGGCGGCGGGGCTGAAGGTGCTGGTGACCGATCACCATTTGCCGGGCGACGAACTGCCGGCGGCGGACGCGATCGTCAATCCGAACCAGCCAGGCTGTACGTTCCCCAGCAAGGCGTTGGCCGGTGTGGGCGTGATCTTCTACGTACTGATGGCCCTGCGCGCGCGTTTGCGCAGCCTGGGTTGGTATGACAAAAGCCCGCAGCCGAACATTGGCGAACTGCTCGACCTGGTGGCCCTGGGCAGCGTCGCCGACGTCGTGCCGCTGGACGCCAACAACCGTATCCTGGTGCATCAAGGGTTGGAGCGTATCCGCGCCGGCCGCGCACGGCCGGGGATCAAGGCGATCCTCGAAGTGGCCAAGCGCGACCATGCCCGCATCACCTCCACCGACCTGGGCTTCATCCTTGGCCCACGGCTCAATGCGGCCGGGCGCCTGGACGATATGAGCCTGGGCATCGAATGCCTGCTGACCACCGATATTGCCGCAGCGCGGGAAATGGCCGCACAACTGGACGGCATGAACCAGGACCGCAAATCCATCGAGCAGGGCATGCAGCGCGAAGCCCTGGCTCAACTCAAGGATTTGCCGGTGGAGTCGATGCCGTACGGCTTGTGCCTGTTCGACCCGGAGTGGCACCAGGGGGTGATCGGGATTCTGGCCTCGCGCATGAAAGAGCGCTATTTCCGTCCCACCATCGCGTTTGCGGATGCCGGTGATGGCCTGCTTAAAGGCTCCGGGCGTTCGGTACAGGGCTTTCATATCCGTGACGCGCTGGCGGTGGTTGCCAGCCAGCATCCTGACTTGATCAGCAAATACGGCGGTCACGCGATGGCGGCGGGGCTGACTCTGCCCGAAGCGAACTTTCCCTTGTTTGCCGAGGCTTTCGATGCCGAGGTGCGTCGGCAACTGCGCGAAGAAGACCTCACCGGGCGCCTGCTCTCCGATGGCACCCTGGCGGTGGAAGAGTTTCACCTGGAACTGGCCCGTGCACTGCGCCATGCCGGCCCGTGGGGGCAGCACTTTCCCGAGCCGTTGTTCCACGGGGTGTTCCAGTTGGTGGAGCAGCGGGTGGTTGGCGAACGGCACTTGAAGGTGGTGCTCAAGAGTGAATGCGGGTCGGTGAAGCTTGATGGCATTGCGTTTGGCGTGGACCGTGAAGTCTGGCCTAACCCGACCGTGCGCTGGGTGGAGTTGGCCTACAAGCTGGATGTGAACGAGTTTCGCGGGAATGAAACGGTGCAGTTGATGATTGCGCATATCGAACCGCGCTAA
- the mprF gene encoding bifunctional lysylphosphatidylglycerol flippase/synthetase MprF encodes MRANSSEPQDTVTAEQPIPPTRLRWLDLLSKYRQPIGLAVTLLLFAIALIACRHLLLELDLYALHDSILDVPKPALLGAFAAAVAGFIILLGYEFSGARYAGVKLPAKTLALGGFTAFAIGNAIGLSMLSGGSVRYRLYARHGIGASEVAHMTVFASLALGCALPPLAALATLSNLPAASTYLHLSQSLLGGVAGAVLLLSAMLCIGIYRRRLPEQPYPDNLLVKAGRRTLRLPGRRLTFLQLIITALDVAAAATVLYLLLPEAPPFGPFLLVYLLALAAGVLSHVPGGVGVFEAILLAAFADKLGAAPLAAALLLYRMIYVVLPLLIACVFLLVNEAQRLFQTQQSLRVASGLAAPVLAVLVFLSGVVLLFSGATPEIDSRLENIGFLIPHRLIDASHFGASLIGVLCLLLAQGLRRRLSAAWMLTMVLLLVGALLSLLKGFDWEEASLMTMTAVLLAIFRRSFYRASRLTELPFSPLYLVASVCVLGASIWLLLFAYQDVPYSHQLWWQFTLDANAPRGLRSLLGAAVLLVIVSLTWLLRTARPIIHLPTPEELERASKILMASSQPDGGLALTGDKALLFHPNDEAFLMYARRGRSLVALYDPIGPTQPRAEMIWQFRDLCDIHHARPVFYQVRAENLPYYMDIGLTAIKLGEEARVDLKRFDLEAKGKEMKDLRYTWNRGTRDGLSLEICEPGTAPMDELKVISDAWLTGKNVREKGFSLGRFSDDYLKHFRIAIIRFEGRPVAFANLLETYNHDLASLDLMRAHPDAPKLTMEFMMVGLIQHYKSHGYARFSLGMVPLSGLQPRRGAPLTQRLGSMVFRRGEQLYNFQGLRRFKDKFQPDWEPRYMAVPAGLDPLVALADTAALIAGGLTGLVKR; translated from the coding sequence ATGCGCGCCAACTCGTCTGAACCACAAGACACTGTCACAGCGGAACAACCGATTCCTCCCACCCGTTTGCGTTGGTTGGATCTGTTGAGCAAATACCGTCAGCCCATCGGCCTGGCCGTGACCTTGCTGCTGTTTGCCATTGCCCTGATCGCCTGTCGACACCTGTTGCTGGAACTCGATCTCTACGCCCTCCATGACTCGATCCTGGACGTGCCCAAGCCTGCCTTGCTCGGCGCGTTTGCGGCGGCGGTGGCCGGCTTCATCATTCTGTTGGGCTATGAATTCTCCGGCGCACGTTATGCCGGCGTGAAACTGCCCGCCAAGACCCTGGCGCTGGGGGGCTTCACCGCCTTCGCCATCGGCAACGCCATTGGCTTGTCGATGCTTTCGGGCGGCTCGGTGCGCTACCGTTTATATGCACGCCACGGCATCGGGGCTTCGGAAGTCGCGCACATGACCGTGTTCGCCAGCCTGGCGCTGGGCTGCGCGCTGCCACCCCTGGCCGCATTGGCCACGCTGAGCAACCTGCCGGCGGCATCGACCTACCTGCATTTGTCGCAGAGCCTGCTCGGTGGTGTTGCCGGTGCCGTGTTGCTGTTGTCGGCCATGCTGTGCATCGGCATCTATCGCCGTCGCCTGCCGGAACAACCCTACCCGGATAACCTGCTGGTCAAGGCCGGACGTCGCACCCTGCGCCTGCCGGGCCGCCGCTTGACGTTCCTGCAGTTGATCATCACCGCACTGGATGTCGCCGCCGCAGCCACCGTCCTTTATCTGCTGCTGCCGGAAGCGCCACCCTTCGGCCCGTTCCTGTTGGTGTACCTGCTGGCCCTGGCCGCCGGCGTACTCAGCCATGTGCCGGGTGGCGTGGGGGTGTTCGAAGCGATCCTGCTGGCGGCCTTCGCCGACAAGCTCGGCGCCGCGCCACTGGCTGCCGCCCTGCTGCTCTATCGGATGATCTACGTGGTATTGCCGCTGTTGATCGCCTGTGTCTTCCTGCTGGTCAATGAGGCCCAGCGCCTGTTCCAGACTCAGCAGAGCCTGCGCGTCGCCTCCGGTCTCGCGGCACCGGTGCTGGCCGTACTGGTTTTTTTGTCCGGCGTGGTCCTGCTGTTTTCCGGCGCCACGCCGGAGATCGATTCACGCCTGGAAAACATCGGCTTCCTGATTCCCCACCGCCTGATTGACGCGTCGCACTTCGGTGCCAGCCTGATCGGCGTACTGTGCCTGTTGCTGGCCCAAGGCTTGCGTCGACGTTTGTCGGCCGCCTGGATGCTGACCATGGTGCTGCTGCTGGTAGGTGCCCTGCTCTCGCTGCTCAAGGGCTTCGACTGGGAAGAAGCCAGCCTGATGACCATGACCGCCGTTCTGCTGGCGATCTTTCGACGCTCATTCTACCGCGCCAGCCGTTTGACCGAACTGCCCTTCTCGCCGCTGTACCTGGTGGCCAGCGTGTGTGTGCTGGGCGCGTCGATCTGGCTGCTGCTGTTCGCCTACCAGGACGTGCCCTACAGTCATCAACTGTGGTGGCAGTTCACTCTCGACGCCAACGCCCCGCGCGGCTTGCGTTCATTGCTCGGCGCCGCGGTGCTGCTGGTGATCGTGTCGCTGACCTGGCTGCTGCGCACCGCACGCCCGATCATCCATCTGCCGACCCCGGAAGAACTCGAACGCGCCTCCAAAATCCTGATGGCGTCCTCGCAACCCGACGGCGGCCTGGCGCTGACCGGCGACAAGGCGCTGCTGTTCCACCCCAATGACGAAGCCTTCCTGATGTATGCCCGTCGCGGGCGCAGCCTGGTGGCCTTGTATGATCCGATCGGCCCTACCCAGCCGCGCGCCGAAATGATCTGGCAGTTCCGCGACCTGTGCGACATTCACCACGCACGGCCGGTGTTCTATCAAGTGCGTGCCGAGAACCTGCCGTACTACATGGACATTGGACTCACCGCGATCAAGCTGGGCGAAGAAGCCCGCGTCGACCTGAAACGCTTTGACCTGGAAGCCAAGGGCAAAGAGATGAAGGATTTGCGCTACACCTGGAACCGTGGCACCCGGGACGGCCTGTCCCTGGAGATCTGCGAGCCGGGCACCGCGCCGATGGATGAATTAAAAGTTATCTCTGACGCCTGGCTTACCGGTAAGAATGTGCGCGAAAAAGGCTTCTCCCTGGGCCGCTTCAGCGACGACTACCTCAAGCACTTCCGTATCGCGATCATTCGCTTCGAAGGGCGCCCGGTGGCCTTCGCCAACCTGCTCGAGACGTACAACCATGACCTGGCCAGTCTCGACCTGATGCGCGCCCACCCGGACGCGCCGAAGCTGACCATGGAATTCATGATGGTCGGCCTGATTCAACATTATAAGAGTCACGGCTACGCCCGCTTCAGCCTCGGCATGGTGCCGTTGTCGGGCCTGCAACCCCGGCGTGGCGCGCCACTGACCCAACGCTTGGGTTCAATGGTGTTCCGCCGTGGCGAGCAACTGTATAACTTCCAAGGTTTGCGCCGCTTCAAAGACAAGTTCCAGCCTGACTGGGAACCCCGTTACATGGCCGTGCCCGCAGGACTTGATCCGCTGGTGGCACTGGCCGATACCGCCGCCCTGATCGCGGGCGGCTTGACTGGATTGGTGAAACGCTGA
- a CDS encoding virulence factor family protein — translation MIRRSWRYVLAFVVLLALILGGGYWYWNRPAPQPTLEQMPQADGSVMTRVTPAGNAKARVAVAVMADETLTDSQLIALSQGGSAQLVQVVLPKDDCKLQEQALQSALAQLEGPATLVSGIGPGAALAWRWLATQNDDKANAISVGFVLKQEGCNDPLPKTAAHGNWLVAWNDNPDDESASFVRDTPRATTSISDYDIHYPQVLNNELRKQLVGSDNGGLAIPVVEVPAGQAKDTVTLFLSGDGGWRDLDRDVAGEMAKIGYPVVGIDTLRYYWQHKTPEQSAKDLTELMQHYRQKWGTKRFVLTGYSFGADVLPAIYNRMPANEQQRVDAIILLAFARTGSFEIDVEGWLGNAGKEAATGPEMAKLPPEKVVCIYGAEEVDESGCTDKTAVGEAMKLPGGHHFDENYPALAKRLVDIIVKHQAKAE, via the coding sequence ATGATTCGACGCTCCTGGCGGTATGTATTGGCTTTTGTAGTGCTGCTCGCGCTGATCCTGGGCGGCGGCTACTGGTACTGGAACCGCCCTGCCCCACAGCCGACCCTGGAGCAGATGCCCCAGGCCGACGGCTCGGTGATGACCCGCGTCACCCCGGCCGGCAACGCCAAGGCCCGCGTGGCGGTGGCCGTGATGGCCGACGAAACCCTCACCGACAGCCAGCTGATCGCCCTCAGCCAGGGTGGCTCGGCGCAGCTCGTCCAGGTGGTCCTGCCCAAGGATGACTGCAAGCTTCAGGAGCAAGCGCTGCAAAGCGCCCTGGCCCAGCTTGAAGGCCCGGCGACCCTGGTCAGCGGCATCGGCCCTGGCGCGGCGCTCGCCTGGCGCTGGCTGGCCACACAGAACGACGACAAGGCCAACGCCATCTCTGTCGGCTTCGTCCTGAAACAGGAAGGCTGCAACGACCCGCTGCCGAAAACCGCCGCCCATGGCAACTGGCTGGTGGCCTGGAATGACAACCCTGACGATGAAAGCGCCAGCTTCGTACGTGACACACCGCGTGCCACCACCAGCATCAGCGACTACGACATTCATTACCCGCAAGTGCTGAACAACGAGCTGCGCAAGCAACTGGTGGGTTCGGACAACGGCGGCCTGGCGATTCCGGTGGTGGAAGTACCGGCCGGCCAGGCCAAGGACACCGTGACCCTGTTCCTCTCCGGTGACGGTGGCTGGCGCGACCTGGACCGCGACGTGGCCGGCGAGATGGCGAAGATCGGCTACCCGGTGGTCGGCATCGACACCCTGCGCTACTACTGGCAGCACAAGACCCCGGAGCAAAGCGCCAAGGACCTTACCGAGCTGATGCAGCACTACCGGCAGAAATGGGGCACCAAGCGCTTCGTGCTGACCGGTTACTCGTTCGGCGCCGACGTCCTGCCGGCGATCTACAACCGGATGCCGGCAAACGAACAGCAACGCGTCGACGCGATCATTCTGCTGGCCTTCGCCCGCACCGGCAGCTTCGAGATTGATGTGGAAGGCTGGCTGGGCAATGCCGGCAAAGAAGCCGCGACCGGCCCGGAAATGGCCAAGCTGCCCCCCGAGAAAGTGGTGTGCATCTATGGCGCGGAAGAAGTCGACGAGAGCGGCTGCACCGACAAGACCGCCGTGGGCGAAGCCATGAAGCTGCCGGGCGGGCATCACTTCGATGAGAACTACCCGGCGCTGGCCAAGCGGTTGGTGGATATCATCGTCAAACACCAGGCCAAGGCCGAGTAA
- a CDS encoding AmpG family muropeptide MFS transporter, translating to MPRKTWRAALAAYASPSTLVLLLLGFAAGLPYMLVFSTLSVWLREAGVARETIGYASLIGLAYAFKWVWSPLLDQWRLPLLGKLGRRRSWLVLAQSLVILGLIGMGFCDPQKHLSWLIAIAVVVAFASATQDIAVDAYRLEIADDSRQAALAASYMSGYRIAALLATAGALFFAEGFGSTGFNYKHSAWTGTYVLFGVLMVPALLTTLFMREPNVPLRTQLQAGRYSFAHQLVSVFVLIVLLVSVPAMFTQLYNTDFASVLFQGVSLWELLMEDRAFLRAILYILLTALCLSAMGRRGLAPVLTPVNDFILRYRWQALLLLGLIATYRMSDTVMGVMANVFYIDQGFTKDQIAGVSKIFGLIMTLVGAGMGGLLIVRFGILPILFIGGVASAGTNLLFVMLADMGPDLQMLIVTISLDNFSSGLATSAFVAYLSSLTNLKFSATQYALLSSIMLLLPRLIGGYSGVMVEKFGYHNFFMITCLLGLPTLFLIALHWFQENRRIRLNPPAED from the coding sequence ATGCCCCGTAAAACCTGGCGCGCCGCGCTCGCCGCCTATGCCAGCCCCTCGACGTTAGTGCTGTTGTTGCTCGGTTTCGCTGCCGGCCTGCCTTATATGTTGGTGTTCTCGACGCTTTCCGTGTGGCTGCGCGAAGCGGGCGTTGCTCGCGAGACCATCGGTTATGCAAGCCTGATCGGGCTGGCCTATGCCTTCAAATGGGTCTGGTCGCCGCTGCTCGACCAATGGCGCCTGCCATTGCTTGGAAAACTCGGGCGCCGACGTTCCTGGCTGGTGCTCGCCCAGTCGCTGGTAATCCTCGGATTGATCGGCATGGGCTTTTGTGACCCGCAAAAACACTTGTCCTGGTTGATCGCCATTGCCGTCGTCGTGGCCTTCGCGTCGGCCACCCAGGACATCGCCGTCGATGCCTACCGCCTGGAAATCGCCGACGACAGCCGCCAGGCTGCCCTGGCCGCCAGTTACATGTCCGGTTATCGCATCGCCGCCCTGCTCGCCACGGCCGGCGCGCTGTTCTTTGCCGAGGGCTTCGGTTCCACCGGTTTCAACTATAAACACTCGGCCTGGACCGGCACCTATGTGCTGTTCGGCGTGCTGATGGTCCCTGCGCTGCTCACCACGCTGTTCATGCGCGAACCCAACGTGCCGCTGCGCACCCAGTTGCAGGCCGGACGCTACAGTTTTGCGCACCAGTTGGTGTCAGTGTTCGTGCTGATCGTGCTGCTGGTGTCGGTGCCGGCGATGTTTACCCAGCTGTACAACACCGACTTTGCCAGCGTGCTGTTCCAGGGCGTGAGCCTGTGGGAATTGCTGATGGAAGACCGCGCGTTCCTGCGCGCCATCCTTTATATCCTGCTTACCGCCTTGTGCCTCTCGGCCATGGGCCGGCGCGGCCTGGCGCCGGTGCTGACGCCGGTCAACGACTTCATCCTGCGCTACCGCTGGCAGGCGTTGCTGCTGCTGGGGTTGATCGCCACTTATCGCATGTCCGACACCGTCATGGGCGTGATGGCCAACGTGTTCTACATCGACCAGGGCTTTACCAAGGACCAGATTGCCGGGGTCAGCAAGATCTTCGGCCTGATCATGACCCTGGTCGGCGCCGGTATGGGCGGCCTGTTGATCGTGCGCTTCGGGATCCTGCCGATCCTGTTCATCGGCGGCGTGGCTTCGGCCGGCACCAACCTGCTGTTCGTGATGCTCGCCGACATGGGCCCCGACCTGCAGATGCTGATCGTCACCATTTCCCTGGATAACTTCAGCTCGGGCCTGGCCACGTCGGCGTTTGTGGCCTACCTGTCGAGCCTGACCAACCTCAAGTTCTCCGCCACCCAGTACGCCCTGCTCAGCTCGATCATGCTGCTGCTGCCGCGCCTGATCGGTGGGTATTCGGGGGTAATGGTGGAGAAATTCGGCTATCACAACTTCTTCATGATCACCTGCCTGCTGGGATTGCCGACGCTGTTTCTGATTGCGCTGCACTGGTTCCAGGAGAACCGGCGGATTCGGTTGAATCCGCCTGCAGAAGACTGA
- a CDS encoding proline--tRNA ligase — protein MRTSQYLLATQKETPSDAVVISHQLMLRAGMIRKLASGLYTWLPMGLKVMRKVEAIVREEMNAAGSLEVLMPSTQPAELWQESGRWEEYGPELLRFKDRHGRDFCAGPTHEEVITDLMRNELSSYKQLPLNLYQIQTKFRDEIRPRFGLMRGREFIMKDAYSFHADQASLQATYDRMHQAYCNIFTRLGLKFRPVEADNGSIGGAGSHEFHVLAESGEDDIAFSNGSDYAANIEKAEAVPRETSRPAPAEELRLVDTPDTKTIAALVEKFSLPIEKTIKTLIVHAEEEGKLIALVIRGDHELNEIKAAQQPGVASPLVMATDAELRDAIGAGAGSLGPLNLPLPIIIDRSVELMSDFGIGANIDDKHYFGVNWERDLPVPTVADLRNVVAGDPSPDGKGTLEIKRGIEVGHIFQLGNKYSKAMKCEVLGENGKPITLDMGCYGIGVSRVVAAAIEQNNDEKGIIWSDALAPFQVALVPLRYETEQVREATDKLYAELTAAGFEVLLDDRDKKTSPGIKFADMELIGIPHRIVVSDRGLADGNLEYKSRTEAEAQPLPVADVLSFLQARIRR, from the coding sequence ATGCGTACCAGTCAATATTTGCTCGCCACACAGAAAGAAACGCCTTCCGACGCGGTTGTGATCAGCCATCAGCTGATGCTGCGCGCCGGCATGATCCGCAAGCTGGCCTCGGGCCTGTACACCTGGCTGCCGATGGGCTTGAAGGTGATGCGCAAGGTCGAAGCCATCGTTCGTGAAGAAATGAACGCCGCCGGCTCTCTGGAAGTGTTGATGCCGAGCACCCAACCGGCTGAACTGTGGCAGGAATCCGGACGCTGGGAAGAGTACGGCCCTGAGTTGCTGCGTTTCAAGGACCGTCACGGCCGCGATTTCTGCGCCGGCCCGACCCACGAAGAAGTCATTACCGACCTGATGCGCAACGAGTTGAGCAGCTATAAACAGCTGCCCCTGAACCTGTATCAGATCCAGACCAAATTCCGTGATGAAATCCGCCCACGCTTCGGTTTGATGCGCGGCCGCGAATTCATCATGAAGGACGCCTACTCGTTCCACGCCGACCAGGCTTCGTTGCAGGCGACCTACGACCGCATGCACCAGGCCTACTGCAACATATTCACGCGCCTGGGCCTGAAGTTCCGCCCGGTTGAAGCAGACAACGGCTCCATCGGCGGTGCCGGCTCCCACGAATTCCACGTGCTGGCCGAATCCGGCGAAGACGACATTGCGTTCAGCAATGGTTCGGACTACGCCGCGAACATCGAAAAAGCCGAAGCCGTACCGCGCGAAACCTCGCGCCCAGCCCCGGCTGAAGAACTGCGCCTGGTCGATACCCCGGACACCAAGACCATCGCGGCCCTGGTGGAGAAATTCAGTCTGCCGATTGAAAAGACCATCAAGACCCTGATCGTGCACGCCGAAGAAGAAGGCAAGCTGATCGCCCTGGTAATCCGTGGCGACCACGAGCTCAACGAAATCAAGGCCGCCCAGCAGCCTGGCGTGGCCAGCCCGCTGGTGATGGCCACCGATGCCGAACTGCGCGACGCCATTGGCGCCGGTGCCGGTTCCCTTGGCCCGCTGAACCTGCCGCTGCCGATCATCATCGACCGTTCGGTCGAGTTGATGAGCGACTTCGGTATCGGTGCGAACATCGATGACAAGCACTACTTCGGCGTGAACTGGGAGCGCGACCTGCCGGTGCCGACCGTGGCCGACCTGCGCAATGTCGTGGCCGGCGACCCGAGCCCGGATGGCAAGGGCACCCTGGAGATCAAGCGCGGCATCGAAGTCGGGCACATCTTCCAGCTGGGCAACAAGTACAGCAAAGCGATGAAGTGCGAAGTGCTGGGCGAGAACGGCAAGCCGATCACCCTGGACATGGGCTGCTACGGCATTGGCGTTTCCCGTGTGGTCGCCGCTGCCATCGAGCAGAACAACGACGAGAAAGGCATCATCTGGAGCGACGCCCTGGCGCCGTTCCAGGTGGCGCTGGTGCCGTTGCGCTATGAAACCGAGCAAGTGCGCGAAGCGACCGACAAACTCTATGCCGAACTGACGGCGGCGGGTTTTGAAGTGTTGCTCGATGACCGGGACAAGAAAACCAGCCCGGGCATCAAGTTCGCCGACATGGAACTGATTGGCATCCCGCACCGGATCGTGGTCAGTGACCGCGGCCTGGCCGATGGCAATCTGGAATACAAGAGCCGGACCGAAGCCGAAGCTCAACCGTTGCCGGTGGCTGACGTGCTGTCTTTCCTTCAGGCGCGTATTCGTCGCTGA